Proteins from one Ketobacter alkanivorans genomic window:
- the nirB gene encoding nitrite reductase large subunit NirB yields the protein MSKQKLVVIGNGMVGQKFLEQFAAKEQAADFHITTFCEEPRAAYDRVHLSEYFSGKTAEDLSLVEDGFFGDNQIDIRLGDKAVAIDRKNKEVKSAKGDIISYDKLVLATGSYPFVPPIPGKDRPECLVYRTIEDLEAIQATAAKSRVGVVVGGGLLGLEAAKALKDLGLETHVVEFAPRLMAVQIDEGGGSMLRSMIEELGVQVHTGKNTQEIVDGDETTLRMNFADGSHLDTDLILFSAGIRPQDELARQAELAMGERGGISVNNFCQTSDEDIFAIGECALWNNRIFGLVAPGYQMSQVAADAISGDFNSEFVGADMSTKLKLMGVDVASIGDAHGMTKGAQSYSFTDEHNKVYKKIVTSEDGKYLLGAVLVGEAENYGTLLQMMLNNIELPEFPDSLILPQRDGAAAPAMGVDKLPDSAQICSCNNVSKGDICCAVQNGITDLGELKSATKAATSCGGCTALVGQVMNAELEKLGIEVKKDLCEHFPYSRQEMYHLVRVEGIRSFEELIAKHGTGKGCDICKPTTASILASCWNDHVIEPALAGLQDTNDYFMANMQKDGTYSVVPRVPGGEITPEGLIAIGEVGKKYGLYTKITGGQRIDLFGAQAHELPLIWKELIDAGFESGHAYGKAMRTVKSCVGSTWCRYGVQDSVGMAIQVEQRYRGVRAPHKFKLAVSGCTRECAEAQSKDIGVIATEKGWNLYLCGNGGMKPRHADLFASDLDDATLVKYIDRFLMFYIKTAERLQRTSVWMDNLEGGLKYLQDVVINDSLGIGAELEAQMQHLVETYQCEWKATIEDPQKMKRFRHFVNSDEKDSNVVFVKERGQIRPARDEEKRIETVAV from the coding sequence GTGAGCAAGCAAAAATTAGTCGTTATCGGTAACGGCATGGTAGGCCAAAAATTTCTGGAGCAGTTTGCAGCTAAAGAGCAAGCAGCCGATTTCCATATCACTACATTCTGTGAAGAGCCTCGCGCGGCGTACGATCGCGTACATCTTTCAGAATACTTCTCTGGCAAGACTGCAGAAGACCTGTCCCTGGTAGAAGACGGCTTCTTCGGTGACAACCAGATCGATATTCGTCTGGGTGACAAAGCCGTTGCCATTGACCGCAAGAACAAAGAAGTGAAGTCAGCCAAAGGCGACATCATCTCTTATGACAAGCTCGTGCTAGCCACGGGATCCTATCCGTTTGTTCCACCTATTCCAGGCAAAGATCGCCCCGAATGTTTGGTTTATCGAACCATTGAAGACCTGGAAGCCATACAAGCCACCGCAGCCAAAAGTCGCGTTGGTGTGGTCGTCGGGGGCGGTCTGCTCGGTCTGGAAGCAGCCAAAGCGTTGAAAGATCTCGGATTGGAAACCCACGTGGTTGAATTTGCGCCCCGCTTGATGGCGGTGCAGATTGATGAAGGCGGCGGCAGCATGCTGCGCAGCATGATTGAAGAGCTCGGCGTGCAAGTACACACCGGCAAGAACACCCAGGAAATCGTCGACGGTGACGAAACCACCCTGCGCATGAACTTTGCTGATGGCAGCCATCTGGATACAGATCTGATTCTGTTTTCTGCCGGTATCCGTCCACAAGACGAACTGGCACGACAAGCAGAGCTGGCCATGGGTGAGCGTGGCGGTATATCGGTCAATAATTTCTGCCAAACCTCAGACGAAGACATCTTCGCCATTGGCGAGTGTGCTTTATGGAACAACCGCATCTTTGGCCTGGTAGCGCCGGGCTATCAAATGTCCCAAGTGGCCGCTGACGCGATTTCTGGTGACTTTAATTCTGAATTCGTCGGTGCCGACATGAGCACCAAGCTGAAGCTCATGGGCGTAGACGTAGCCAGCATCGGTGACGCTCACGGCATGACCAAAGGTGCTCAAAGCTATTCTTTCACCGACGAACACAACAAAGTCTACAAAAAAATAGTAACCAGTGAAGACGGCAAATACCTACTGGGTGCTGTGTTGGTTGGTGAAGCCGAAAACTATGGCACCCTGTTGCAGATGATGTTGAATAACATTGAACTGCCGGAGTTCCCTGATTCCCTGATTCTGCCTCAACGCGACGGAGCTGCTGCTCCCGCCATGGGCGTGGATAAACTGCCTGACAGCGCACAAATCTGCTCCTGCAACAACGTGAGCAAAGGCGACATCTGCTGCGCCGTACAGAACGGCATCACCGATTTGGGCGAACTGAAATCCGCCACTAAAGCCGCCACCAGTTGTGGTGGATGTACTGCTCTGGTGGGTCAGGTCATGAATGCCGAGCTGGAAAAACTGGGCATTGAGGTGAAAAAGGATTTATGCGAACACTTTCCATATTCACGCCAGGAAATGTATCACTTAGTGCGCGTGGAAGGCATTCGCTCCTTCGAAGAACTCATCGCCAAGCATGGCACAGGCAAAGGCTGCGACATCTGCAAGCCCACCACCGCCTCGATTCTCGCCTCCTGCTGGAATGACCATGTTATCGAACCGGCCTTGGCCGGGCTGCAGGATACCAACGATTACTTCATGGCCAACATGCAGAAAGACGGCACCTATTCTGTCGTACCACGAGTGCCCGGTGGTGAGATCACACCGGAAGGCCTGATCGCCATTGGTGAAGTAGGCAAGAAATATGGTTTGTACACCAAAATCACCGGCGGGCAACGTATTGACCTGTTTGGTGCGCAGGCCCACGAACTGCCGCTGATCTGGAAAGAACTGATCGACGCGGGCTTCGAAAGTGGCCACGCCTACGGCAAAGCAATGCGTACCGTCAAAAGTTGTGTTGGCTCCACCTGGTGCCGCTATGGCGTGCAGGACAGCGTAGGCATGGCCATTCAGGTTGAGCAGCGCTATCGCGGCGTTCGTGCACCGCATAAATTCAAGCTGGCGGTGTCAGGCTGCACCCGCGAATGCGCCGAAGCACAGAGTAAGGACATCGGTGTTATCGCAACAGAGAAAGGCTGGAACCTGTATCTGTGCGGCAACGGCGGCATGAAGCCTCGCCATGCGGATCTGTTTGCCTCGGATCTGGACGATGCAACCCTGGTGAAGTACATCGATCGCTTCTTGATGTTCTACATCAAAACCGCTGAACGCCTGCAACGCACATCCGTATGGATGGACAACCTGGAAGGCGGCTTAAAGTATCTGCAAGATGTGGTGATCAACGATTCCCTGGGCATAGGCGCAGAACTGGAAGCGCAAATGCAGCACTTGGTTGAAACCTATCAGTGCGAGTGGAAAGCCACTATCGAAGATCCACAGAAGATGAAGCGTTTCCGCCACTTCGTCAACTCGGATGAAAAAGACAGCAACGTTGTATTTGTCAAAGAGCGCGGCCAAATTCGCCCTGCTCGCGATGAAGAGAAGCGCATTGAAACTGTCGCAGTGTAA
- a CDS encoding nitrate reductase, translated as MMNRSTCAYCGVGCGIEIHTDTNGSHSVKGDNLHPANFGKLCSKGTNLARTLTQEGRLLHPMINGLRASWPQATDYVASEFKRIIKEHGPDSVAFYVSGQLLTEDYYVANKLMKGFIGSANIDTNSRLCMSSAVSAYKRAFGEDCVPACYEDLELADLIILTGSNTAWCHPILFQRIKAAKQQRPHMKVVVIDPRRTATCEIADLHLPIKPGTDVALFNGLLSFLHEQGKTDSHYIEQHCDNFDAAINSARNDGASLNQIAQRCDLPTADINRFYQWFAETDRTVTCFSQGINQSSQGTDKGNAIINCHLATGRVGKPGASPFSLTGQPNAMGGREVGGLANQLAAHMEFNDQHIDQLREFWKSPNLARQPGLKAVDLFNAIEAGTVKALWIIGTNPAVSLPNASLVVRALQRAELVVVSDCIASTDTTQHAHVLLPATGWGEKDGTVTNSERRLSRQRGSVDPAGEARQDWRILTDVAHAMGFGEHFPYKRAADVFREHAKLSHQNRNSPRLFDLGELADLTDQAYDDLQPQQWPIRAGQGTPRLYGDGRFSTDNGKARFTAVRCQGVSHPVTPEWPMALNSGRIRDQWHTMTRTALAPPLNAHKPEPFVEVHPNDAARLLLINGQLARIQSPWGTAILKINVTDSVRCGELFVPMHWNNQWARGARIGELVNPAVDPISGQPESKHTPCRIEPWHPQWSAVMLSRENLPLPDCQYAAKIKGQAFYRYELAGDNPLDTTQEMMATLAHAQQEPTIRYHDAQQQSLRCAWLDEAGLKTCLYIGPGSSRSVSSADRNWLASLFTSSTLGTLERKALLSGKSPAGVEDCGRTICACFGVGENTILKAIRQHKLTDASEVGKHLKAGTNCGSCVSEIKTLIAANSP; from the coding sequence ATGATGAACAGAAGTACCTGTGCTTATTGTGGAGTAGGCTGCGGCATTGAAATACATACCGATACCAACGGTAGCCACAGCGTAAAAGGCGACAACCTGCACCCTGCCAACTTTGGCAAACTGTGCTCCAAAGGCACTAACCTTGCCCGCACCCTAACCCAGGAAGGCCGCCTGCTGCACCCCATGATCAATGGTCTGCGGGCCAGCTGGCCCCAAGCCACCGACTACGTTGCCAGCGAATTTAAGCGCATCATCAAAGAACACGGCCCCGATTCCGTTGCCTTCTATGTATCAGGGCAACTTCTGACAGAGGATTACTACGTTGCCAACAAGTTGATGAAAGGCTTTATCGGCAGCGCCAATATCGACACCAATTCACGCCTGTGCATGTCCTCGGCAGTATCCGCCTACAAGCGCGCCTTCGGGGAAGACTGCGTTCCCGCCTGCTATGAAGACTTGGAACTGGCAGACCTCATTATTCTGACTGGCTCTAACACAGCCTGGTGCCATCCCATCCTGTTCCAGCGCATTAAAGCCGCTAAACAGCAGCGGCCCCACATGAAGGTGGTGGTGATTGATCCACGCCGCACCGCCACCTGCGAGATCGCCGATTTACACCTGCCAATCAAACCCGGCACCGACGTTGCCCTGTTCAACGGCCTGCTGAGCTTCTTGCATGAACAAGGGAAAACCGATAGCCACTATATAGAACAACACTGCGACAACTTCGATGCTGCCATTAACAGCGCCCGCAACGATGGAGCCAGCCTGAACCAGATCGCGCAACGGTGCGACCTGCCCACAGCAGATATCAACCGCTTCTATCAATGGTTTGCAGAAACCGACCGCACCGTAACCTGCTTCTCCCAAGGCATTAACCAATCTTCCCAGGGCACCGACAAAGGCAATGCCATCATTAATTGCCACCTGGCCACTGGGCGGGTGGGCAAGCCCGGCGCCTCCCCCTTCTCACTCACCGGACAACCTAACGCCATGGGAGGGCGAGAAGTGGGGGGGCTCGCCAACCAGCTGGCCGCCCACATGGAGTTCAATGATCAGCACATTGATCAACTGCGTGAGTTTTGGAAATCGCCTAACCTCGCCCGCCAGCCTGGGCTTAAAGCCGTCGATCTGTTCAATGCCATCGAAGCCGGAACCGTTAAAGCCCTGTGGATAATAGGCACCAACCCTGCCGTCAGCCTGCCCAACGCCAGCTTGGTAGTACGAGCCCTGCAACGGGCAGAATTGGTTGTGGTATCGGACTGCATCGCCAGCACCGACACCACCCAACATGCACATGTACTGCTACCTGCCACCGGCTGGGGAGAGAAAGACGGCACCGTCACCAACTCCGAGCGCCGCCTGTCACGCCAACGTGGCAGCGTGGACCCGGCCGGTGAAGCACGCCAGGACTGGCGCATCCTTACCGATGTGGCTCACGCCATGGGCTTTGGCGAGCACTTCCCCTATAAGCGCGCCGCCGATGTATTTCGAGAACATGCAAAACTGAGCCACCAGAATCGTAACAGCCCGCGCTTGTTTGATTTAGGGGAGCTAGCCGACCTGACAGATCAGGCCTATGACGACCTGCAACCTCAACAATGGCCTATCCGCGCGGGTCAAGGTACGCCTCGCCTATACGGGGATGGCAGATTCAGCACCGATAACGGCAAAGCACGTTTTACCGCCGTACGCTGCCAGGGCGTGAGCCATCCGGTTACCCCTGAATGGCCCATGGCACTGAACAGTGGCCGAATTCGGGATCAATGGCACACCATGACCCGCACCGCACTGGCTCCCCCACTGAACGCCCATAAACCGGAGCCGTTCGTCGAAGTTCACCCCAACGATGCCGCTCGGCTTTTATTAATCAACGGCCAGCTGGCCCGCATCCAGTCACCCTGGGGCACAGCCATTCTTAAAATAAACGTCACCGACAGCGTGCGTTGCGGCGAATTATTCGTACCCATGCATTGGAATAACCAGTGGGCCCGTGGAGCCCGCATCGGTGAGCTGGTCAACCCCGCGGTTGACCCCATATCCGGCCAACCTGAATCCAAACACACCCCCTGCCGAATCGAACCCTGGCACCCCCAATGGAGTGCAGTCATGCTCTCCAGGGAGAACCTGCCCCTGCCTGATTGCCAATACGCCGCAAAGATAAAAGGGCAGGCGTTTTATCGTTATGAACTGGCGGGCGACAACCCCCTGGACACCACACAAGAAATGATGGCCACCCTTGCCCATGCGCAGCAAGAACCCACTATTCGATACCATGACGCACAACAGCAAAGCCTGCGTTGCGCCTGGCTGGATGAGGCAGGCCTGAAAACTTGCCTCTACATTGGCCCCGGTTCAAGCCGCTCCGTCAGCAGCGCAGATCGTAACTGGCTCGCCAGCCTGTTCACCAGCAGCACCCTAGGCACGCTGGAGCGGAAAGCACTGCTGTCGGGCAAAAGCCCAGCCGGTGTTGAGGATTGTGGTCGCACCATCTGCGCGTGCTTTGGCGTAGGGGAAAACACCATTCTGAAAGCCATCCGGCAGCACAAACTGACTGACGCCAGTGAAGTGGGTAAACACCTAAAAGCCGGCACCAACTGCGGCTCCTGCGTTTCGGAAATCAAAACACTGATTGCCGCTAACAGCCCCTGA
- a CDS encoding NAD(P)/FAD-dependent oxidoreductase yields the protein MKAITECSKPKLVFVGNGMAGTRTIEELLKLNADKYDISVIGEEHIGNYNRIMLSPVLAGEKTIENIMLNDEDWYRHHGITFYKGEQATAINRKQRIVSTASGKQIPYDRLVLATGSVPFRIPVPGHDLKNVLTFRDIKDVNAMLELTQQKQRAAVIGGGLLGLEAANGLRKQGMDVTVVHTADTLLNRQLDATSARLLQKSLRASGIHFLMNTATDSIQGNELGEVTGLRFKDGSSLQVDMVVMATGVTPNIGLAKSCGLHCEKGILVNDVMQTFDPAIYAIGECVQHRGQLFGLVAPTFEQARVCANHLAEMGIARYIPKAQATQLKITGIHAFSAGQFKETDDNQVITYFDTELDHYKKLVIKDNKLVGAVLYGDTQDGGWFFDLIQQQTNINPIRDQLIFGKDFCQWPTQAENLPAAA from the coding sequence ATGAAAGCGATTACTGAATGCAGCAAGCCAAAGCTGGTGTTTGTGGGTAACGGCATGGCTGGCACCCGCACCATTGAGGAACTGCTCAAACTGAATGCCGACAAGTATGACATCAGCGTCATCGGCGAAGAGCACATTGGTAACTACAACCGCATTATGCTGTCCCCTGTACTGGCAGGCGAAAAGACCATTGAAAACATCATGCTCAACGATGAAGACTGGTACCGGCATCATGGCATCACCTTCTATAAAGGAGAGCAAGCCACCGCCATTAACCGCAAACAACGGATCGTCTCTACTGCAAGCGGCAAACAAATCCCCTATGACCGTCTGGTGCTGGCTACCGGCTCAGTGCCATTTCGCATCCCTGTGCCAGGCCACGACCTTAAAAATGTGCTGACCTTTCGGGACATTAAAGATGTCAACGCCATGCTGGAACTTACCCAACAGAAACAACGGGCAGCGGTCATCGGCGGTGGTTTACTCGGCCTGGAGGCTGCCAACGGTCTACGTAAACAAGGTATGGACGTAACCGTTGTTCACACCGCAGACACCCTGCTGAATCGACAACTGGACGCGACTTCCGCCCGCCTGCTACAGAAATCCTTGCGTGCAAGCGGAATCCATTTTTTGATGAACACCGCCACCGACTCCATTCAAGGTAATGAACTGGGCGAAGTAACCGGCTTACGGTTCAAAGACGGCTCCAGCCTGCAAGTCGATATGGTCGTAATGGCCACCGGCGTCACACCCAACATCGGTCTGGCAAAAAGCTGTGGCCTACATTGCGAAAAAGGCATACTGGTCAACGATGTAATGCAAACCTTTGACCCCGCCATTTACGCTATAGGTGAGTGCGTACAGCATCGGGGGCAACTATTCGGCTTGGTTGCACCCACCTTCGAACAGGCACGGGTATGCGCAAACCATCTGGCGGAAATGGGCATCGCCCGCTACATACCCAAAGCGCAGGCCACGCAGTTAAAAATAACCGGAATTCACGCGTTTTCTGCCGGTCAATTCAAAGAAACCGACGATAATCAGGTCATAACGTATTTTGACACCGAGCTGGATCACTACAAAAAACTGGTAATAAAAGACAACAAGCTGGTAGGGGCGGTTCTTTATGGCGATACTCAGGATGGCGGTTGGTTCTTTGATTTGATACAACAGCAAACGAACATCAACCCCATTCGCGATCAACTTATTTTCGGCAAGGATTTCTGTCAGTGGCCGACGCAGGCCGAGAACCTGCCCGCAGCCGCTTGA
- a CDS encoding NarK family nitrate/nitrite MFS transporter, whose protein sequence is MSNGKLNVLDFRDPSIRTLHLTWVAFFISFVVWFSHAPLLAAIKETFDLTQQQVKALMILNVALTIPARIVVGILVDKFGPRHVYSGLLIASSFICFLFASSTSYEMLALSRFLLGFVGAGFVIGIRLVSEWFPAKQVGLAEGVYGGWGNFGSAAAAMTLPTLALLYGGPEGWRYAVASTGAIALVYGVFFYFRARNTPKGSTYFKPKKSGGLEVSSKKDFYFYLLMNVPMYVALAVLTWKLGPDNLKLLNGGTSIALWVGLVALFIFQVTQIYKVNSHLFTDPQPQDQAQGYKFKQVAVLDWAYFVTFGSELAVVSMLPLFFMDTFGLDAVKAGLLASGFAFMNLVARPGGGWISDKFGRKKTMSILIAGLAVGYLVLSQIDGGWWIWVAVAATMCCSFFVQAGEGAVFAMVPLVQRRMTGQIAGMAGAYGNVGAVTFLTVLSFVDASTFFMVIAGCAALVFILVQFVEEPEGHMTEVLPDGTVQLIEVS, encoded by the coding sequence ATGAGTAACGGAAAATTGAATGTGCTGGACTTTAGAGATCCCAGCATTCGTACGTTGCACCTTACATGGGTGGCGTTCTTTATTTCCTTTGTTGTGTGGTTTAGCCATGCGCCTTTGCTGGCAGCCATCAAAGAAACCTTTGATCTGACCCAGCAGCAGGTTAAGGCATTAATGATTTTGAACGTGGCATTGACCATTCCTGCGCGGATCGTTGTGGGCATTTTGGTGGATAAGTTTGGCCCCCGTCATGTGTACAGTGGTTTGTTGATTGCGTCGTCATTCATCTGCTTTTTGTTTGCTTCTTCTACCAGCTACGAAATGCTGGCGCTGAGCCGGTTTCTATTGGGCTTTGTTGGTGCCGGTTTTGTCATTGGTATCCGCCTGGTAAGCGAATGGTTCCCGGCTAAGCAAGTGGGCCTGGCAGAGGGCGTGTACGGTGGTTGGGGTAACTTCGGCTCTGCCGCTGCAGCGATGACCCTGCCAACGTTAGCATTGTTATACGGTGGGCCTGAAGGTTGGCGCTATGCGGTTGCGTCTACCGGTGCAATTGCATTGGTGTACGGTGTATTTTTCTATTTCCGTGCGCGCAATACTCCGAAGGGCTCTACTTATTTCAAACCCAAGAAGTCAGGCGGTTTGGAAGTGTCTTCTAAAAAGGACTTCTATTTCTATCTGCTCATGAACGTACCTATGTATGTGGCGTTGGCGGTACTGACCTGGAAGTTGGGGCCAGATAATTTGAAACTGCTCAATGGCGGCACTTCAATTGCGTTGTGGGTTGGCTTGGTTGCACTGTTTATATTCCAGGTAACACAAATCTATAAAGTGAACAGCCATCTGTTTACCGATCCACAGCCTCAGGATCAGGCTCAGGGCTATAAGTTCAAGCAAGTTGCTGTATTGGATTGGGCCTACTTCGTTACCTTCGGCTCAGAGCTGGCGGTGGTATCTATGCTGCCCCTGTTCTTTATGGATACGTTTGGATTGGATGCAGTGAAAGCGGGTTTGTTGGCATCAGGCTTTGCCTTTATGAACCTGGTAGCACGCCCTGGTGGTGGTTGGATCAGTGACAAATTCGGTCGCAAGAAAACCATGAGCATTTTGATTGCAGGGTTGGCCGTGGGCTATCTGGTTTTAAGTCAGATCGATGGCGGTTGGTGGATATGGGTGGCGGTAGCGGCCACCATGTGTTGCTCCTTCTTTGTGCAAGCCGGTGAAGGTGCAGTGTTTGCCATGGTGCCTTTGGTGCAGCGTCGCATGACTGGGCAGATAGCCGGTATGGCCGGTGCTTACGGTAACGTGGGAGCGGTAACCTTTTTGACGGTACTTTCGTTTGTAGATGCCTCTACGTTCTTTATGGTGATTGCAGGTTGTGCTGCGTTGGTGTTCATTCTGGTGCAGTTTGTGGAAGAACCGGAAGGGCACATGACCGAAGTATTGCCCGATGGTACTGTGCAGCTGATTGAAGTAAGCTGA
- a CDS encoding bifunctional protein-serine/threonine kinase/phosphatase, with the protein MTLEQIKNQLVVTAAQHTTAGVKPQNEDSMAIQIPEGSMLSRKGIVVAIADGVSAAEAGKEASDIAVTSFINDYYSTPDSWSVKQSAHKVLTALNRWLYGQGQKFLNAEKGYITTFSCVILKSRSAYVFHVGDSRVWRLRDGNLEQLTRDHTARISSSQSYLARALGIDLNLDVDLKVVDILPGDLFLLTTDGVHEFIDPRNMRDVMLADAAELEVTAAELVRRALDNGSTDNLSCQLVRVDKLGQETNEDVLHTLRLLPFPPELEVGLKLDQWRVLAQIHASQRSQLYRVRNEESGQLAVMKTPSVNYVDDVAYIERFIMEEWVGRRIDSPYVVKVVESDSNRHFLYYLTEDLPGPSLAALIEKEGPLDVGWVVDAAVKLVQGLRTFHRRETLHQDIKPDNIVMKGDDPVIIDFGSVYVAGVDEIATSFDRERALGTLDYSAPEYRLQRPRSEKSDQFSLAMVLYEMLTAHHPFGERFQKASTVSDFLDLVYVPAYKRNPMVPVWLDGALRKALQTNADLRYESLSEFVHDLKHPNPAFLSVEQRPLLERDPARFWRWCALGLVLTNLVTLTLWLR; encoded by the coding sequence ATGACGCTGGAACAGATCAAGAATCAGTTGGTAGTTACCGCTGCGCAACACACCACTGCGGGGGTAAAACCGCAAAATGAAGACAGCATGGCGATCCAGATACCAGAAGGCTCGATGTTGTCTCGCAAGGGCATTGTGGTGGCCATCGCTGATGGTGTTAGTGCGGCAGAGGCGGGCAAGGAAGCTTCTGATATCGCTGTCACCAGTTTTATCAATGATTATTATTCTACGCCGGATTCCTGGAGTGTTAAGCAGTCCGCTCACAAAGTTCTGACAGCGCTTAACCGCTGGCTGTACGGCCAAGGCCAGAAATTTCTGAATGCTGAGAAAGGCTATATCACGACCTTTAGTTGCGTGATCTTAAAGTCACGTTCTGCCTATGTGTTTCATGTGGGGGATTCCAGAGTCTGGCGTTTGCGCGATGGCAATCTTGAACAGCTAACCCGCGATCACACTGCGCGCATCTCCTCCTCGCAAAGTTATCTGGCACGAGCCTTGGGTATTGATCTGAATTTGGATGTGGATCTGAAGGTGGTAGACATTCTGCCTGGTGATCTGTTTTTGCTGACGACTGATGGCGTGCACGAATTCATTGATCCGCGCAATATGCGTGATGTTATGCTCGCCGATGCCGCGGAGCTTGAGGTGACCGCTGCTGAATTGGTTCGGCGTGCCCTTGATAATGGCAGCACAGACAATCTGTCCTGTCAGTTGGTGCGAGTGGATAAGTTGGGGCAGGAAACCAATGAGGACGTGCTGCATACCTTGCGCTTGCTGCCCTTTCCGCCTGAGTTGGAAGTGGGGTTGAAACTGGATCAGTGGCGGGTGTTGGCACAGATCCATGCCAGTCAGCGCAGTCAGTTGTATCGAGTGCGGAATGAGGAGTCAGGCCAGCTGGCGGTGATGAAGACGCCATCAGTAAATTATGTGGACGATGTGGCCTACATCGAGCGCTTCATTATGGAAGAGTGGGTGGGGCGCCGCATTGACAGCCCTTATGTGGTGAAAGTTGTTGAGTCAGACAGCAATCGCCATTTTCTGTATTACCTTACCGAAGACCTGCCCGGCCCTTCACTGGCTGCATTGATTGAGAAAGAGGGGCCTCTGGATGTGGGTTGGGTGGTGGATGCTGCCGTTAAACTGGTACAGGGCTTACGCACATTCCATCGTCGCGAAACTCTGCATCAAGACATCAAGCCCGATAATATTGTGATGAAAGGCGATGACCCCGTCATTATTGATTTTGGCTCGGTTTATGTGGCGGGGGTGGATGAAATTGCCACCAGTTTTGATCGGGAGCGGGCTTTGGGTACGCTGGATTACTCTGCGCCGGAGTATCGTTTGCAGCGGCCCCGCTCAGAAAAAAGCGACCAATTTTCGTTGGCGATGGTGCTGTATGAAATGCTGACAGCGCATCATCCATTCGGAGAGCGCTTCCAAAAGGCCAGTACCGTATCGGACTTTCTGGATTTGGTGTACGTTCCTGCGTACAAGCGCAACCCAATGGTGCCGGTGTGGCTGGATGGCGCCCTGCGCAAGGCACTGCAAACCAATGCCGATCTGCGTTACGAATCGCTGTCGGAATTCGTGCATGATTTGAAGCATCCCAACCCCGCGTTTCTTAGTGTGGAGCAGCGCCCTTTGCTGGAACGTGACCCGGCCCGCTTCTGGCGCTGGTGTGCCTTGGGGCTGGTGCTGACCAATTTGGTGACCCTCACCCTGTGGCTGAGATAA
- the purU gene encoding formyltetrahydrofolate deformylase codes for MEQSYRLVIRCPDRVGIVAKVSEFISAHQGWLTEASYHSEPASSAQQTGWFFMRNEIRADSLNVSLDEFKKRFAVLADEFQMSWFVTDSCVRKKVVILASHASHCLADLLYRWHSGELHCDIAAVIANHDNLRSMVEWHNIPFHHVPADKTDKSPHFHKVDELLQQYAAQTIVLARYMQILPGEICNRYSGQVINIHHSFLPSFVGANPYYQAYDRGVKLIGATCHYVTEDLDQGPIIEQDVGRINHRHNKEDLVRLGKDVEKIVLARGLRYHLEDRVVIHGNKTVIFD; via the coding sequence ATGGAACAATCCTATCGCCTTGTAATCCGTTGCCCAGACCGGGTAGGCATCGTCGCCAAAGTCAGTGAGTTTATCAGTGCTCACCAAGGTTGGTTGACTGAGGCCAGCTATCATTCAGAGCCAGCCAGCTCGGCGCAACAAACCGGCTGGTTCTTTATGCGCAATGAGATCCGTGCAGATTCCCTCAATGTGAGTCTGGATGAATTCAAGAAGCGCTTTGCAGTGCTGGCGGATGAATTCCAAATGAGCTGGTTTGTTACAGACTCCTGCGTGCGCAAGAAAGTGGTGATTCTGGCCAGCCACGCTTCCCACTGTTTGGCGGATCTGTTGTATCGTTGGCACAGTGGTGAACTGCATTGTGATATTGCTGCTGTTATTGCCAACCACGATAACCTGCGCAGCATGGTGGAATGGCACAATATTCCGTTTCATCATGTACCGGCAGACAAAACCGATAAATCACCCCATTTCCATAAAGTGGATGAGCTGTTGCAGCAATATGCAGCACAAACCATTGTCTTGGCCCGTTACATGCAAATTCTGCCGGGGGAGATCTGCAACCGCTACTCAGGCCAGGTGATCAACATCCATCACAGTTTTCTGCCTTCGTTTGTAGGGGCAAACCCGTATTACCAAGCCTATGACCGAGGGGTAAAACTGATCGGTGCCACTTGCCATTATGTAACAGAGGATCTGGATCAGGGCCCTATCATTGAGCAGGATGTCGGGCGCATCAATCATCGCCACAACAAAGAGGATCTGGTGCGGTTGGGTAAAGATGTGGAAAAAATCGTGCTGGCGCGGGGTTTGCGTTACCATTTGGAGGATCGTGTGGTGATTCACGGTAACAAGACCGTTATTTTCGACTAG